TCCTCTATCCTTTTTTGCATTTCTTTGGTCGGAACTAATTCTGGCTGACCATAAAGATTCAATACAAGATTTACATAACCATGAAATAGAGACTTAATCATCATACGGATCGATACATATTCAGTTGGCACATTTGGATCAGCGGATAACTTTTCAGCTATCTTAAGCCAATATTGTGCACGTAGATCTCTTTGCATTCTTTCATCCGGAAGATCAGGTTCATGTGGATCACTCCATTCAGTCAACCTGTTAAGTTTTTTTATGGCTTTAGCTAATAATTTTGCTTTTCTATAACGATTAAAACCATAATGGCCAATCATCTTAAAATCAAATTGGAAAGTCATAAATAAAACCAAATTATGTTCATAAAAATCAAAGCATTGTAAGTACTGTTAATAAAGCAATTCTTGTCGGTATTTGTGACATTGCAACGTTTTTTTCAAATCACAAAAACTCTTCACTCATATCATCGCTTGCCCCTAAGATAGATAAAGCATCAGGCTCTTTGTGGGATGCAGGACTACAGTAAATCATATGACCCACTCCATGTACAGGATCAATCTTGATAGATACACTCTTTTTAACTGGAGAATTATTGTGTTGAGTATTAGATCCATCATTAATTTCATCCGAAGCATACATTCTGGTAAAGCTTTTATTGTGAATAGGTGAATTGTTATCGCTTGAGTCGCGTTCACGTTTAAGAGAGTCATTTTTAAATCTGTGACTCTTTTTAGCATTTAAACAAATATCCTGGCCATCATCGCTTGAATAACCCTTTGGAGAATTACTTATTAAAAAATCCTCAAGATGTTTAGGAGTTACTTTATTTTTAGGACTGCTAAGACCACTGGGACTAGTAGGTTTAATATAATCAACAAGCTCTTGTGACAATCCTAAACTTTTTGTGGAGCGGCTATATAACACATCAGGTTCTGGACATTCTTCTGAAATAACATTGTATATTTCCAAAATATCATCATTACGTAAATAAATTACCTCAATTTGTAATTTTATAGCAACTACATTAGGGTCTATACCTTGTGTTTTAAACTCTAGAACCTTTTTATAAATTTCCTTAATCTGACGGAACTTGATAGGCTTTTTACTTAGAATCGGAGTTTTTATTGTCTGAGATATCTGTTTATCTATTAAATACTGACTCCCACCTAAAATGCCCCAAGCATTAATTTCTCTATCCCAACTAGAGTCATCCTTTACGTAATCAAAAGGATATCTTTTATCAAATATTTTTTTAATATTCACCTCAGGCATAAAACCTTGGTGATATTTCTCGGCTATGTTTTGGATAGGAATCAATTTTACTAAATTTACTAATCCATCTTTGGCGCTTTCAGGTACATCGAATTTAGTATTAACTATTTTGTCAATCATATTGTCAATAGCTTCAGGCTTTTCCATATTCAACCTTTTATTGTTTAACGACAGCAATTTTAAATACTCTTTTGATGACTTTTGGCTGTTATCTTCGAGATTAGCAAACCTAATGATATAAAAAGCCGATATTACGTCAATTAGCTGATGCATCCTCTCAATTGATCCTAGCGATATAGGATTTCCTGTATGCAATAACAACAAGTCTTGATAAAGATCAGCTATCCTTTTTTGCATTTCTTTAGATGGCACTAATTCTGGCTGACCATAAAGATTGAGAACAAGATTTAAATAACCCTTCTCCAAAGACTTCATCATGACGCGAACCTTCACATATTCAGTTGGTACACTTTCATCAGCGGATAACTTTTCTGCTATTTTCAGCCAGTATTGGGATTTATGAAAACATCCATCTGGTTTATTAGCCTTCTCAACAGCTTTAGCTAATAACTTAGCTTTCCTATAACGTGTGAAGCCGTATTTAGATATCAGGCCGATATCAAACCAAAAATTCATAAAAATTATATTTTTAAATACCCAAACTTCACTCTAAACGCTTCGTAAAAGTATATACCGCTAGACTCATCGTAATACAACCAATGACTATAAAAGGCCAAGCATTTGACATCACTTCCACAAAAGACATATTTTTCAAAAATAACCCCTTGAGTATGGTAACGCCGTGTCGCAAAGGATTAAACCATACAATATGCTGCAACCAATCCGGCATATTTTCTATTGGGGAAGCATATCCGGATAAGCTAACTGAAGGCACGAAAAAAATAAAATTAGCTGAAATAGCTTGCTGCTGCGTTCGTGCTAAAGATGAGATAAAAAGTCCAATACCCACAACTGAAGCAGTAAAAAGTATGAGCGCAAACACTAACAACAAAAATGATCCTCTAAATGGAATACCATATAAAAAAACACCCACAAACCAAAGTAACAAACCTTCACCAAGGCCTACCATAAGAGCAGGTATTGTTTTACCTATTAAGATTTCATAAGGCAACAAAGGTGATACTAATATCTGATCAAAAGTACCAGACTCTCTTTCTCTAGCAATAGAGAGTGCAGTAATTACCAAGGTAATTAACATTGATAAAATACCTACCACACAAGGGTATGTAGACCACAAATGTAATAAATTCGGATTGAACCAATTTATAACATCCATATTCACAATTTGTTTAGAAGGGTCAATTTCTAGTAAATAATTTTCCACTATGTTCGATATATAACCGTAAACAATTTGAGAGGCATTAGACCTTCGCCCATCCAATATGGTTTGAATATCAGCCGTTTGGCCAGATTCGATTCTCCTGGAAAATTCCTCATCTATTCTAATTGCCACAATTGCTTTCTGTTCATCAATGGCATCCTTTACTTCATACAAATTGTTTGCATAAATTACATCAGAAAAATGGGGAGATGCACTGATTCTTTGAATTATCTCATTACTGTGATGGCCCATATCTTGATTGAAAATCATAATGGAAATATTTTTGACATCCAAAGTAGCTGCAAATGAAAAAAAGCATAGTTGCATAAAAGTAGGACTGAACAGAACAATGAGCCTTTTGTAATCCTGAAATAGACTAAACAATTCTTTAAGTATCAAAGCTTTAATGCGCTGAATCATATGTCTAACCTTTTAACCGTTGTTTTAGCAGTAAATATGAAAAAAACTACTCCCAAAATCAGCATCATCAGATTTGCCCACATCAGCAATGACCATATATTTCCCGCTAAAAATATAGTCTGCAAAGATGTAACAAAGTACCTAGCTGGCACTATGTATGTAGCAGCTTTAACATGAAATGGCATACCAGAAATTTCGAACATAAAACCCGAAAGCATAAAAGATGGTTGAAAACCTGTAATAAAAGCAATTTGCGCTGCTAAAAACTGATCTTTTGTTACGGATGATATGAGCAAACCTTGCCCTAGCGCGGGTAATAAAAATACAGCTGAGCAAAAAAGTAATATTAAAAATGATCCTTCAAAAGGCACTTCATACCACAGCGTTGCTACGATAAAACAAATCATCATAGAACACAGCCCAAGTACAAAATAAGGTATTAATTTTCCTAAAATGAGATGATAAATTGTAACTGGAGTTGAAAGTAAACTTTCCATCGTACCCCTATCCCATTCTCTTGCAATTACAAGAGCAGTAAGCAAGGTACCTATCAAAGTCATCACAACCGCTATCGATCCAGGTACAACTCCGTTTCTACTTTTGAGCTCAGAATTATACCAATACCGTGGCTCTAAAGTTATCAGGGGTTCTTTGGTAGCTAAGCCCTTGTTAATAGCTCTATAACTCAACCAATTTTGCATAAGACTACTCACATATTCCTGCAACAAAGAAGCAACATTAGGCTCAGTGCCATCTGCTATAAGCTGTATGGGAAGAATGGATTCTTGAGAATTTAGAGAAGCCGTGAAACCTTCGGGTATTGTTACTATACCCTTAATTTTTCCTACAATAAGTAAATCTTCAAACTCTCTTTTATCGTGACCTATAATTGGATCAACAAAACGAGAATCAGCAAAAGAGACCAAGAGAGATGACGTATCAGCTGCATTATCATAAGAAATCAATCCTATTCTAATGCGATTGCTATCAAAATTAACGCCATATCCATACATAATAAGTAAAATTAATGGCAAGATAAAAGCGATTACGATAGAGCTTGGATCTCTAAGAATTTGAGCCGTTTCTTTTTTAATTAAAGCTTTTAACATTGTCGGCCTTTTGAATTAAATGTATAAATGCATCTTCTAGGGTAGGATTTGGCGAACTTTGAGAAATCGCAAGCCTTTTTAAGTCATCAGGCGTACCTGTTGCGATATTTTCTCCCTTGTAAATAAGCGCTATCCGGTCACAATACTCTGCTTCATCCATAAAGTGCGTCGTAACCATTATTGTCATGCCCTTAGCAGTCATACTGTTAATATGAACCCAAAACTCCCTTCTGGTAATAGGATCAACTCCTGAAGTTGGCTCATCCAAAAACAATACATCAGGTTGATGCATCACTGCGCAGCTAAGAGCAAGCCGTTGCTTAAATCCCAAAGGCAAAATACTGGCTCTAGTATTTAGATAAGGTGTAAGGTTGAAAATTTGTATCATCAGGTCTATTTCATGTTTTTGATGCTCTCCCGCTAAACCATATACACCCGAGAAGAATTGTAAATTTTGTAATACTGTTAAGTTTCCATATAAAGAAAACTTCTGAGCCATATAACCTATCTTTGAACGAGCACTAGATGCCATATGCCTTAAATCAATACCCTTAATAAAGGCATTACCTTGAGTCGGATTTAACAATCCACACATCATTTTAAAAGTAGTCGATTTACCCGCTCCATTAGGTCCTAACAATCCGAAAATTTCCCCTCTCTTAATTTGAAAAGTATTGTTTTTGACCGCAATAAAATCACCAAATTTTTTATTCAGATTTTGAGCATCAATAATAGGCTTATCATCAAATGGCTTTACATCAAGTTCATCAGCTAAAACTGATGTCTTATAAGGTATTCCCCCTAACAAATCAATAAATGCATCTCCAAAGCAAGGTGCAACATTTTTATATTCACCTGATAAATTTCCTTTACTCAGTAAACGGATATTAGACCCTTCTATTATGCCATCAATAATCTCATCACCTTTTAAAAGATCCATTAATACTTTACGTTTTTGACTATCTGCAATACCGCTTAAATGCCATACTCTACCCTCAACTCTTTTAAGTAAATCATGAGGCCTGCCATCATAAAGTTTTTTACCTTCATGTAATAACACCACAGAATCACATTTTTCCGCCTCATCTAAGTAGGACGTAGACCATACAACTGCAATACCTTGGGCTATAAGGTCTTGTACCATCTGCCATAAATGACGTCTTGATATAGGATCAACTCCAACACCTGGCTCGTCTAAAAAAAGAATTTTTGGCGCTCCTAAAAGCACGCATGCAAGCCCCAGCTTTTGTTTCATTCCTCCCGATATATTACTAACAAGCCTTGTTGGAAAATTTTCTAAATCTGTTAATTGAAGTAATTCTTTAAATTTTTTATCCTTTTGTTCCTGACTTAATTTCCTTAAACTGCCATATAATTCAAGATTTTCTATTATGCTTAAATCCTCATATAAACCAAATTTTTGAGGCATATAGCCAGAGATAGCATGAATCTTATTAGCCTGCGTTTTTGTATCAAAAGATGCTATTTCAATCGTACCCGATGTAGGATGCATTAACCCAACAAGAAGTCGCATCAATGTTGTTTTACCAGCGCCATCTGGCCCCACAATACCCATTATTTGACCAGGCATAATTTCTAAAGAAATATTGTCTAACGCTAATCTGTTGCCAAAAGATTTAGTTAAATTTCTAACTACAGCTATCGGGTTATTCATGTTTCTGCTTAGGAATTTTTATAGTTACCGGCATACCATGCTTTAATTGGCTATCAGCGTTATTCACTACTACCCGTAAACGATATACTAAACTTGTTCGCAATTCTGGAGTTTCAACACTTTTGGGAGTAAATTCTGCTTGAGGGGAAATAAATCCAATTTGTCCCGAATAATTTTTATTTGAATCAGTCTTAATTACCACTTTTTGACCAATATAGATATTGCCCAGATTAGGTTCATCAATATAAGTTCTTACTAATACAGGATTTCCTAAAGAGAGGGTGTATACAGGAGAACCAGCTAAAACTATTGAACCTTTTTCTTTAATTCTCGTTATAACGATACCATCCTCTAATGCAATAAGCTGAGTATCTGACAGGTTCAAATTAGACTGATTTAGAGCTGCCTGAGCTATATCCCTCTGAGCTTTAGCCTTATTAAAGTAATCTTGGGTATCATTGTAATCTTTTTGCGAACCAGATTTCTGCGCCAACAACTCTTTTTGTCGATTATAACTTCTTTCAGCCTCTTCTAAATTTGCAATACTGCTAGCAAGTTGTGCTTTTTTCAATTCAAGATCAATATCATAAGGAAGATTATCTAAAACAGCCATAACATCACCTTTTTTCACCTTATCCCCTTCATCAAACTTTAAATCCATGATTTTGCCTGGTACAGCGAAACTAAGAACTACATCCCTAACATCCACATTACCGTATAGAATGATGTTTGGATCACGATATGTTAACTTCAAAAAATAAAAAATCCCCGCCGTAACTACTATAAAAAAAAGAATAAATTTTTTAATCATAAAACTTTCCTAAGATATGCTTATCTTAAGGCATCTTAACACCGATATTTTGGGTACATCAGAATAATTAGATTTTAATCTCTATATTTTGCTTATATAGGGGGAAAAGGTGACACTATGGGCAACTTTCTCTTATCTCAAGAATGC
Above is a genomic segment from Candidatus Phycorickettsia trachydisci containing:
- a CDS encoding ABC transporter permease gives rise to the protein MIQRIKALILKELFSLFQDYKRLIVLFSPTFMQLCFFSFAATLDVKNISIMIFNQDMGHHSNEIIQRISASPHFSDVIYANNLYEVKDAIDEQKAIVAIRIDEEFSRRIESGQTADIQTILDGRRSNASQIVYGYISNIVENYLLEIDPSKQIVNMDVINWFNPNLLHLWSTYPCVVGILSMLITLVITALSIARERESGTFDQILVSPLLPYEILIGKTIPALMVGLGEGLLLWFVGVFLYGIPFRGSFLLLVFALILFTASVVGIGLFISSLARTQQQAISANFIFFVPSVSLSGYASPIENMPDWLQHIVWFNPLRHGVTILKGLFLKNMSFVEVMSNAWPFIVIGCITMSLAVYTFTKRLE
- a CDS encoding ABC transporter permease, whose amino-acid sequence is MLKALIKKETAQILRDPSSIVIAFILPLILLIMYGYGVNFDSNRIRIGLISYDNAADTSSLLVSFADSRFVDPIIGHDKREFEDLLIVGKIKGIVTIPEGFTASLNSQESILPIQLIADGTEPNVASLLQEYVSSLMQNWLSYRAINKGLATKEPLITLEPRYWYNSELKSRNGVVPGSIAVVMTLIGTLLTALVIAREWDRGTMESLLSTPVTIYHLILGKLIPYFVLGLCSMMICFIVATLWYEVPFEGSFLILLFCSAVFLLPALGQGLLISSVTKDQFLAAQIAFITGFQPSFMLSGFMFEISGMPFHVKAATYIVPARYFVTSLQTIFLAGNIWSLLMWANLMMLILGVVFFIFTAKTTVKRLDI
- a CDS encoding ATP-binding cassette domain-containing protein, encoding MNNPIAVVRNLTKSFGNRLALDNISLEIMPGQIMGIVGPDGAGKTTLMRLLVGLMHPTSGTIEIASFDTKTQANKIHAISGYMPQKFGLYEDLSIIENLELYGSLRKLSQEQKDKKFKELLQLTDLENFPTRLVSNISGGMKQKLGLACVLLGAPKILFLDEPGVGVDPISRRHLWQMVQDLIAQGIAVVWSTSYLDEAEKCDSVVLLHEGKKLYDGRPHDLLKRVEGRVWHLSGIADSQKRKVLMDLLKGDEIIDGIIEGSNIRLLSKGNLSGEYKNVAPCFGDAFIDLLGGIPYKTSVLADELDVKPFDDKPIIDAQNLNKKFGDFIAVKNNTFQIKRGEIFGLLGPNGAGKSTTFKMMCGLLNPTQGNAFIKGIDLRHMASSARSKIGYMAQKFSLYGNLTVLQNLQFFSGVYGLAGEHQKHEIDLMIQIFNLTPYLNTRASILPLGFKQRLALSCAVMHQPDVLFLDEPTSGVDPITRREFWVHINSMTAKGMTIMVTTHFMDEAEYCDRIALIYKGENIATGTPDDLKRLAISQSSPNPTLEDAFIHLIQKADNVKSFN
- a CDS encoding efflux RND transporter periplasmic adaptor subunit, translating into MIKKFILFFIVVTAGIFYFLKLTYRDPNIILYGNVDVRDVVLSFAVPGKIMDLKFDEGDKVKKGDVMAVLDNLPYDIDLELKKAQLASSIANLEEAERSYNRQKELLAQKSGSQKDYNDTQDYFNKAKAQRDIAQAALNQSNLNLSDTQLIALEDGIVITRIKEKGSIVLAGSPVYTLSLGNPVLVRTYIDEPNLGNIYIGQKVVIKTDSNKNYSGQIGFISPQAEFTPKSVETPELRTSLVYRLRVVVNNADSQLKHGMPVTIKIPKQKHE